A single genomic interval of Vanessa atalanta chromosome 12, ilVanAtal1.2, whole genome shotgun sequence harbors:
- the LOC125067769 gene encoding uncharacterized protein LOC125067769, with protein MKNYHILKGLCKKIFLIGTGNFWYEDDVIGDDNSISYKMLKYILFSIYGFMTLLEIMAALIGDFPEDEKSDSVTFAVSHTIVMIKIFSVLSNKELVKKLISDLIKVCEVHEDEIIMKEKYRIIKINVTAYFVVVYGSAACFVFEGLRKVFEGSHFVTIVTYYPHFEDNSMLATFVRVFMTIVLFILMLTMIMSVDGFTVVILIIFKYKFITLRNYFEKLSDGFEKALIKENSTIAADKLTKGLIEGIKMHKELLRLSKEIDKAFGTVMALQLCQSSGSAVSLLLQIALSDQLTFVAGMKIFFFVVALFFLLGLFLCNAGEITYQASLLSVSIFYCGWHLCPSQFPQQRNLGILVLIASAQAQRPQVMKAFKMLELTYGTFLLVIRGTYSVFALFYAQNQ; from the exons ATGAAGAATTATCACATTTTGAAAGGCCTGTGTAAGAAGATATTTCTTATCGGCACAGGAAATTTTTGGTACGAGGATGACGTAATAGGGGATGATAAcagtatttcttataaaatgttgaaatatattttattttccatttacGGATTTATGACATTGTTAGAGATAATGGCCGCTTTAATTGGAGATTTTCCCGAGGACGAGAAAAGCGATTCGGTTACATTCGCAGTCAGCCATACAATTGTAATGATTAAGATATTCTCAGTATTATCGAATAAGGAATTGGTGAAAAAGTTGATCAGTGATCTTATAAAGGTTTGCGAAGTACACGAGGACgaaattattatgaaagaaaaatacagaattataaagataaacgtTACGGCATACTTCGTAGTAGTTTATGGTTCGGCTGCGTGCTTTGTATTTGAAGGACTGAGGAAGGTTTTTGAAG GATCTCATTTTGTGACGATCGTGACGTATTATCCGCATTTTGAAGATAATTCGATGTTAGCGACATTCGTCCGAGTCTTTATGACAATCGTCCTTTTTATCTTGATGTTAACGATGATCATGTCAGTTGATGGCTTCACGGTAGTTATTTTGatcatatttaagtataaattcataacattaagaaattatttcgaaaaattGAGCGATGGGTTTGAAAAAGCACTTATAAAGGAAAATTCCACGATTGCGGCGGACAAATTGACGAAAGGCCTTATCGAAGGCATAAAAATGCATAAAGAACTTTTAag ACTCTCAAAGGAAATCGACAAGGCATTTGGCACAGTTATGGCTTTGCAACTGTGTCAAAGTTCAGGATCTGCCGTCTCACTTCTTCTTCAGATAGCT CTTTCAGATCAGCTAACATTTGTCGCAGgaatgaagatattttttttcgtcgTCGCCCTGTTTTTCTTATTGGGACTTTTTCTTTGTAATGCAGGAGAAATTACTTATCAG GCGTCGTTGCTGTCGGTTTCCATCTTCTATTGCGGCTGGCACTTGTGTCCGTCGCAGTTCCCGCAGCAACGCAACCTCGGAATACTCGTGCTCATAGCGTCCGCACAAGCTCAGCGACCACAGGTCATGAAGGCTTTTAAAATGTTAGAGCTAACATATGGGACATTTCTCTTG GTCATCAGAGGAACATACTCAGTATTTGCTTTGTTTTATgcacaaaatcaataa